The Gloeocapsa sp. PCC 73106 genome contains the following window.
GCTTTCGCAGGTGCAGCTTTTGGAGAGAATATTTTATCGTTGTTTCGTCACAATAATCAAACGGTGCTAACAACGGAGTATAGGATAGAAGCAGGAGATACACTCAACAGTTTATTAATTTCTGAAATAAATTATGGCTATGAAGTAGTGGTAGTACTGCATCAAAGCGAATCTAATTCTTCGATGTTCATTCCCTCAGAGGACATACGTTTAATGGAGGGCGATCGCATCGTGTTATTAGCTACGGTTACAAGTTTACAACGCATCGAAAAAGGAGATATTCAAATTCTCTCGCGCTGTTGGGAAATTCATCTAGAAAAGGCTCTATATCAAGATGCAATCTTCGATGGTGGTAATATTATCGCTCTTATTACTGGGTGTAAATTAGCCTTAGCGAGGGAATTAATGAGCAATCTTCCCCAAGTCTTACCGATTCCTCTTTACCAACATCAGGGGGAACGTTTAGTCAGGGCGTTAAAAAAAGTACAAGTACAAGCTTATTTAACCAATGCGCACGATACTTGAGTTTTATTTCTCCGTATCTAGGAGATATTGTCTCAATTTTTGTCGTCCTTGAGTGTCAAGTTTTTGCCAGAGTAAATCATAGAGGATCAATTTGGTTTGACCACTCTCGGTAATGAGAATTTGCACGGCTAATTTCAAACCCTCCTCGCCGTATTCTAAAGCACTATTAACCGTAGCGATTAAAGCTGCAGTTTTCATCTTTTGGGTTTCGCTGGAGAATTCTTGACGCATCTTTTAAGGAAAATACAGCCTCTTGTGATGATACTCAAGGCTGTATGATATGGTGAGCTAATGATTGTGATGAGTAGGACAAGGAAGTGCACTAACAGAGCGATCTAACCAGCCTACAGCTTGCTGAAAGCGAAGTAGCGCTTCTTGAGGCTGATCTTTTAACAGAAAAACTAAAGCGGCCGCGGCTTGTTGACTAGCTTGAGCGGAGCGATTAGACTTAAGACGATGCCAATCATCTGGGGCGATCGCTAAACGAATTGCCAGAGCTTGAGCTAATTCAACCGTACTCAACTGATTGATGAGCTCATTTTTAGAAGCGTCAGAAATTTTAGCCATAGCCAAACTTAAGATTTAAAAGGTTGTCTTTTTCATATTAGACGTAAAAAATAAAGTCCGAATAAAAACAATCAAATTTTTATGGTTTCCAGATTTATTAAAATTTTAGGGATGATACTCTGCTTCTGTCTATTGGGGATATTGCCAGGGGTAGCTCAAACTATTCCCAGTCTAGATTAGTTAGACCAGGATCTTGCGGGTGAATCTTACATCCCAGTTTTTATCAGGGGAAATATCGAAGAAGCTCCAGTATTTCTTGATGGTAAAATTATTGGTTCGGTTCCTTCTTTTATTCAATTGAACCTAGGTGGAGAGGAAACTCAAGCAGTGTCTTATAGTGCAACTATTCGGTCACAGCTGATTCAAGGTAGACTGCGAAAAATTTTAGACAATATGAGCCTTTATTCTCGAGAGATACTG
Protein-coding sequences here:
- a CDS encoding DUF6439 family protein, encoding MAKISDASKNELINQLSTVELAQALAIRLAIAPDDWHRLKSNRSAQASQQAAAALVFLLKDQPQEALLRFQQAVGWLDRSVSALPCPTHHNH